One Persicobacter psychrovividus DNA window includes the following coding sequences:
- the rpsJ gene encoding 30S ribosomal protein S10: protein MNQKIRIKLKSYDHNLVDKSSEKIVKAVKATGAVVSGPIPLPTEKERFTVLRSPHVNKKSREQFQICTYKRLVDIYSNSAKTVDALMKLELPSGVDVEIKV, encoded by the coding sequence ATGAATCAAAAAATTAGAATAAAGCTAAAGTCTTACGATCACAACTTGGTAGACAAGTCTTCTGAGAAAATCGTAAAGGCAGTTAAGGCAACGGGTGCTGTAGTAAGCGGTCCAATTCCATTGCCAACTGAAAAAGAACGTTTCACTGTATTGCGTTCACCTCACGTTAACAAAAAATCACGTGAGCAATTTCAAATTTGTACTTACAAGCGTTTGGTAGATATCTACTCAAACTCAGCTAAAACTGTAGATGCATTGATGAAATTGGAATTGCCATCAGGTGTAGATGTTGAGATCAAGGTTTAA
- the rplC gene encoding 50S ribosomal protein L3, whose amino-acid sequence MSGIIGKKIGMTSIYSADGQKNVACTLVEVGPCVITQVKTVESDGYDAVQLGFGDKKAKNTSKAMQGHFAKANTTPKRKLVEFRDFEGEVALGNEIRVENVFEEGDFVDAIGTSKGKGFQGVVKRHGFGGVGQATHGQHNRLRAPGSIGAASFPSRVFKGLRMAGRMGGDRVKIQNLRVMKVYSEKNLLVVSGSIPGAKNSFVILEK is encoded by the coding sequence ATGTCTGGTATTATCGGTAAAAAAATCGGAATGACTAGCATCTACAGTGCCGATGGACAAAAAAATGTCGCATGCACACTTGTAGAGGTTGGTCCTTGTGTTATCACACAAGTAAAGACCGTCGAATCAGACGGCTATGATGCTGTTCAGCTTGGCTTCGGCGATAAGAAAGCTAAGAACACTTCGAAAGCGATGCAAGGGCATTTCGCTAAAGCAAACACTACTCCAAAGAGAAAGCTCGTTGAGTTCCGTGACTTCGAAGGTGAAGTTGCTTTGGGTAACGAGATTCGAGTAGAGAATGTGTTTGAAGAGGGTGATTTCGTAGACGCTATTGGAACTTCCAAAGGTAAAGGTTTCCAAGGTGTTGTTAAACGTCACGGTTTTGGTGGTGTTGGACAAGCTACGCACGGTCAACATAACCGTCTTCGCGCACCAGGTTCTATTGGAGCGGCTTCGTTCCCATCACGCGTATTTAAAGGTCTTCGTATGGCTGGACGTATGGGTGGTGATCGCGTTAAGATTCAGAACTTGCGTGTTATGAAAGTGTACTCTGAGAAGAATTTGCTTGTAGTGAGCGGTTCTATCCCAGGCGCTAAAAATTCATTTGTAATTCTAGAAAAGTAA
- the rplW gene encoding 50S ribosomal protein L23: MSVLKKPLVTEKASLQNESGVYGFIVDLNANKLEVKKEVERMYGVNVVAVRTARYLGKKRTRYAKSSIISGRSNSYKKAFVQVAEGEVIDFYSGI, translated from the coding sequence ATGAGTGTACTTAAAAAACCTTTGGTTACCGAAAAAGCCTCACTTCAAAACGAAAGTGGTGTATATGGTTTCATTGTAGACCTTAACGCTAACAAGTTGGAAGTAAAGAAAGAGGTTGAGCGTATGTACGGCGTTAACGTTGTAGCTGTACGTACAGCGCGCTACTTGGGAAAAAAACGCACACGTTATGCTAAGTCTTCGATCATTTCTGGTCGTAGCAACAGCTATAAGAAAGCTTTTGTCCAAGTTGCAGAAGGTGAAGTTATTGATTTTTACAGCGGAATCTAA
- the rplD gene encoding 50S ribosomal protein L4 → MEISVLKVDGSESGKKVELQDSIFAVEPNDHAIYLDVKQYLANQRQGTHKSKERSEIAGSTKKIKKQKGTGTARAGSLKSPVFVGGGRAFGPRPRNYGFKLNKKVKALARMSALSYKAKDQNIIVIEDVNLDAPKTKEFVSILKGLSLDGKKILAVTGDLNDNVNMAARNIRKAKVADVDSINTYDVLNADSLVLFESSIEKIEKLFA, encoded by the coding sequence ATGGAGATTTCGGTATTAAAAGTTGACGGTAGCGAAAGCGGCAAAAAAGTTGAGTTGCAAGACTCAATCTTCGCTGTTGAGCCCAACGATCACGCAATCTACTTAGACGTGAAACAGTACTTGGCTAATCAGAGACAAGGTACTCACAAGTCTAAAGAACGTAGTGAGATCGCAGGATCTACTAAAAAAATCAAGAAACAGAAGGGTACAGGTACTGCACGTGCAGGATCTTTGAAGTCTCCTGTTTTCGTTGGTGGTGGTAGAGCTTTCGGTCCTCGCCCACGTAATTATGGCTTTAAATTGAACAAGAAAGTTAAAGCTTTGGCACGTATGTCTGCTCTTTCTTACAAAGCTAAAGATCAAAACATCATCGTTATCGAAGATGTGAATTTGGACGCTCCTAAAACGAAGGAATTCGTGAGCATCCTTAAAGGTCTTTCTTTGGATGGAAAGAAAATTTTGGCTGTCACTGGTGATTTGAATGACAATGTAAACATGGCTGCGCGTAATATTCGCAAAGCAAAAGTTGCTGATGTTGATTCAATTAACACTTATGATGTGTTGAACGCAGATAGCCTAGTGCTTTTTGAGAGTTCTATTGAGAAAATTGAAAAATTATTCGCTTAA